A window of the Streptomyces sp. NBC_00250 genome harbors these coding sequences:
- a CDS encoding SDR family oxidoreductase — protein MSSEIPMRVAVVGASGFQGGAVARLLAERRHRVRTLTRRPSADRPPLPGAFFLAGDLGRPADVRQLFEDTTHAFVTMPLVYETERVEAYARNVAEAALEAGTERLVFNSNTRIPLGPTDVPAFETRRLAERVLRDSGVPLVVIRPPVYLDNLFSPWNGPALVDEGVLAYPLPASARTAWLSHRGLAEAAHAALTREGLEGRTFDIGGERSLTGGELAAAFGRGLGRAVRYEELDPAAFERGLARLLGPETAAGVAGIYHFMASGADPLLMADDDGVSTEVLALEPPPVEEWVARQPWQVWSSDTSPSH, from the coding sequence ATGTCCAGTGAGATTCCGATGCGGGTGGCGGTGGTGGGCGCGAGCGGCTTCCAGGGAGGCGCGGTGGCCCGGCTGCTCGCCGAGCGGCGGCACCGGGTGCGGACCCTGACCCGGCGTCCTTCGGCCGACCGGCCGCCGCTGCCGGGAGCCTTCTTCCTCGCAGGCGACCTGGGGCGGCCGGCCGATGTGCGGCAGCTGTTCGAGGACACGACGCACGCGTTCGTGACGATGCCGCTGGTGTACGAGACCGAGCGGGTGGAGGCGTACGCGCGGAACGTCGCGGAGGCGGCCCTGGAGGCGGGGACGGAGCGTCTGGTCTTCAACTCCAACACCCGGATACCGCTGGGGCCGACGGACGTCCCCGCCTTCGAGACGCGGCGGCTCGCGGAGCGGGTGCTGCGGGACAGCGGAGTGCCGCTGGTGGTGATCCGGCCGCCGGTGTACCTGGACAACCTGTTCTCGCCGTGGAACGGTCCGGCCCTGGTCGACGAGGGTGTGCTCGCCTATCCGCTGCCGGCGTCCGCGCGGACGGCCTGGCTGTCGCACCGGGGTCTGGCGGAGGCGGCGCACGCGGCACTGACCCGGGAGGGCCTGGAGGGCCGGACGTTCGACATCGGCGGCGAGCGCTCCCTCACGGGCGGCGAACTCGCGGCGGCGTTCGGCCGGGGGCTCGGCAGGGCGGTGCGGTACGAGGAGCTGGATCCGGCCGCTTTCGAACGCGGTCTCGCGCGGCTCCTCGGCCCGGAGACGGCGGCGGGGGTGGCCGGGATCTACCACTTCATGGCGAGCGGCGCCGATCCGCTCCTGATGGCGGACGACGACGGGGTGTCGACGGAGGTCCTCGCGCTCGAACCGCCCCCGGTGGAGGAATGGGTGGCCCGCCAGCCCTGGCAGGTCTGGTCCTCGGACACGTCCCCTTCGCACTGA
- a CDS encoding 4-hydroxyphenylacetate 3-hydroxylase family protein: MTRSGQEYLEGLRDGREIWLDGERVEDVTAHPAFRSTAASFAGLYDLADDPVHRPVLVQGGVRRAYAVPRSYEDLVARRRAFRTTAGASYGFLGRTPDYMAAGAAGFAAAPAVFNGEAFDGAEHALAFHRRLAEGDLHCAFTLGNPASGPGGDDLTLRVVAERDGGIVVRGAKTVGTGAVFADEILVGTIEPLAADDTEHAVTFAVRPDAPGLSLISRTSYEERSRSVFDHPLSSRYDENDAMLVCEDVFVPWERVLTHRDPATTGAVWWRTPAYLNFVHQSATRFWTKLEFLTGLAILITRSHGTEKLPAVTQAIGRLLGMVAQAKAFVLAAEASYEEVDGGRGGVRPGQDISFAQRIMAGELYPRAVQDIKLLAGGALVQLPASGRDLLHPELGPLVRRYFGTPGHPAEDRVKLLKLAWDALGSEFAGRHEQYERFYHGAPHVYLTMQTWAGSADDCESLAQSCLDGYGLGTTR, encoded by the coding sequence GTGACGAGGTCCGGGCAGGAGTATCTGGAGGGGCTGCGCGACGGGCGCGAGATCTGGCTGGACGGGGAACGGGTCGAGGACGTCACCGCCCACCCCGCGTTCCGGTCCACCGCGGCCTCCTTCGCCGGGCTCTACGACCTCGCCGACGACCCCGTCCACCGCCCCGTCCTCGTCCAGGGCGGGGTGCGCCGCGCCTACGCCGTGCCCCGCTCGTACGAGGACCTCGTCGCCCGCCGCCGGGCCTTCCGGACCACGGCCGGGGCGAGTTACGGCTTCCTCGGCCGTACCCCCGACTACATGGCCGCCGGCGCGGCCGGGTTCGCCGCCGCGCCCGCCGTGTTCAACGGCGAGGCCTTCGACGGCGCCGAGCACGCCCTCGCCTTCCACCGCCGGCTCGCCGAGGGCGATCTGCACTGCGCGTTCACCCTCGGCAACCCGGCCTCCGGGCCCGGCGGGGACGACCTGACCCTGCGGGTCGTGGCGGAGCGGGACGGCGGGATCGTCGTCCGCGGCGCCAAGACCGTCGGCACGGGCGCCGTCTTCGCCGACGAGATCCTCGTCGGCACCATCGAACCGCTCGCCGCCGACGACACCGAGCACGCGGTGACCTTCGCCGTACGGCCCGACGCCCCCGGCCTCAGCCTGATCTCCCGCACCTCCTACGAGGAACGCTCCCGGTCCGTCTTCGACCACCCGCTCTCCTCCCGGTACGACGAGAACGACGCGATGCTGGTCTGCGAGGACGTCTTCGTGCCCTGGGAGCGGGTCCTCACCCACCGCGACCCGGCCACCACCGGCGCCGTCTGGTGGCGGACCCCCGCCTACCTGAACTTCGTCCACCAGTCCGCGACCCGCTTCTGGACCAAGCTGGAGTTCCTCACCGGACTCGCGATCCTCATCACCCGCTCCCACGGCACCGAGAAGCTCCCGGCCGTCACCCAGGCCATCGGCCGGCTCCTCGGCATGGTCGCCCAGGCCAAGGCCTTCGTGCTCGCCGCCGAAGCCTCGTACGAGGAGGTCGACGGGGGCCGCGGCGGCGTCCGCCCCGGGCAGGACATCTCCTTCGCCCAGCGGATCATGGCCGGCGAGCTCTACCCGCGGGCCGTCCAGGACATCAAGCTCCTCGCGGGCGGCGCCCTCGTCCAGCTCCCCGCGAGCGGCCGGGACCTCCTCCACCCCGAGCTGGGGCCGCTGGTCCGCCGCTACTTCGGCACCCCCGGCCACCCAGCGGAGGACCGCGTCAAGCTCCTCAAACTCGCCTGGGACGCCCTCGGTTCCGAGTTCGCCGGACGCCACGAGCAGTACGAGCGCTTCTACCACGGCGCCCCGCACGTCTACCTGACGATGCAGACCTGGGCCGGCTCCGCCGACGACTGCGAGAGCCTCGCGCAGTCCTGTCTCGACGGTTACGGCCTCGGGACCACCCGGTGA
- a CDS encoding AraC family transcriptional regulator, producing the protein MAIVGTDRHHQRDPRDPRERPEQHDEHDDLLSELLKPLRLTGVFDSRWHVRAPWAIEGDAEAGCAVLHYVVEGDCWITTDDEPPVELHAGDLVVFPTGTAHQLADRPERQGVPLKAVLPERQPGTSGEIVIEGSGPESRLLCAGLHYDASAATGLYTSLPWALVLDGAQVDREPLLRDTLRLLAAPDRPVGPGDRLITLRAFEMALVLALRPLLRELAGNPASLPLLRHPGISRAVVMMATRFAEAWTIDSVAREVGMSRSAFTAAFRDLVGESPARYLAARRMQEAGRLLTETSLPQSAVPARVGYQSAVGFHLAFRKWFGVTPGEYRAGVERAA; encoded by the coding sequence ATGGCAATCGTGGGAACCGACCGTCACCATCAGCGCGATCCGCGCGATCCGCGCGAGCGACCCGAACAGCACGACGAGCACGACGACCTGTTGAGCGAACTGCTCAAACCCCTCCGGCTCACCGGAGTCTTCGACAGCCGTTGGCACGTCCGCGCCCCCTGGGCCATCGAGGGCGACGCCGAAGCCGGCTGCGCCGTCCTCCACTACGTCGTCGAGGGCGACTGCTGGATCACCACCGACGACGAACCCCCCGTCGAACTGCACGCCGGCGACCTCGTCGTCTTCCCCACCGGCACCGCGCACCAGCTCGCCGACCGGCCCGAACGCCAGGGCGTGCCGCTCAAGGCCGTCCTGCCCGAGCGGCAGCCCGGCACCTCCGGCGAGATCGTCATCGAGGGCAGCGGACCCGAGAGCCGGCTGCTCTGCGCCGGGCTCCACTACGACGCCAGCGCCGCCACCGGCCTCTACACCTCGCTGCCCTGGGCGCTCGTCCTCGACGGCGCCCAGGTCGACCGCGAGCCACTGCTCCGCGACACCCTCCGGCTGCTCGCCGCCCCCGACCGGCCCGTCGGACCCGGCGACCGGCTCATCACCCTGCGCGCCTTCGAGATGGCCCTGGTCCTGGCGCTGCGCCCGCTGCTCCGCGAACTCGCGGGCAATCCGGCCTCGCTGCCGCTGCTCAGGCACCCCGGGATCAGCCGGGCCGTCGTCATGATGGCGACCCGGTTCGCCGAAGCGTGGACGATCGACTCCGTCGCCCGGGAGGTCGGCATGTCCCGCTCCGCCTTCACCGCCGCCTTCCGCGACCTGGTCGGCGAGTCGCCCGCCCGGTACCTCGCCGCCCGCCGGATGCAGGAGGCGGGCCGGCTCCTCACCGAGACCTCGCTCCCGCAGTCCGCCGTGCCCGCCCGTGTCGGCTACCAGAGCGCCGTCGGCTTCCACCTCGCCTTCCGCAAATGGTTCGGGGTGACCCCGGGGGAGTACCGCGCGGGGGTCGAGCGGGCGGCCTGA
- the treS gene encoding maltose alpha-D-glucosyltransferase yields the protein MTVNEPVPDTFEDTPAKDRDPDWFKRAVFYEVLVRSFQDSNGDGVGDLKGITSKLDYLQWLGVDCLWLPPFFKSPLRDGGYDVADYTSVLPEFGDLADFVEFVDAAHQRGMRVVIDFVMNHTSDQHEWFQESRRDPEGPYGDYYVWADDDKQYADARIIFVDTESSNWTFDPVRKQYYWHRFFSHQPDLNYENPAVQEEILSALKFWLDLGIDGFRLDAVPYLYQREGTNCENLPATHAFLKRVRKEIDDHYPDTVLLAEANQWPEDVVDYFGDFRSGGDECHMAFHFPVMPRIFMAVRRESRYPVSEILAKTPEIPSGCQWGIFLRNHDELTLEMVTDEERDYMYAEYAKDPRMRANIGIRRRLAPLLDNDRKQMELFTALLFSLPGSPVLYYGDEIGMGDNIWLGDRDGVRTPMQWTPDRNAGFSSCDPGRLYLPAIMDPVHGYQVTNVEAGMASPSSLLHWTKRMIEIRKQNRAFGTGTYTELPASNPAVLAFLREDGDDLVLCVNNFSRFAQPTELDLRRFDGTQPVELIGGVTFPAIGQLPYLLTLAGHGFYWFRLKKG from the coding sequence ATGACTGTCAACGAGCCCGTCCCCGACACCTTCGAGGACACCCCCGCCAAGGACCGTGATCCCGACTGGTTCAAGCGGGCGGTCTTCTACGAGGTCCTCGTCCGTTCCTTCCAGGACAGCAACGGGGACGGCGTCGGCGACCTGAAGGGCATCACGTCCAAGCTGGACTACCTCCAGTGGCTGGGCGTGGACTGCCTCTGGCTGCCGCCCTTCTTCAAGTCCCCCCTGAGGGACGGCGGCTACGACGTCGCCGACTACACCTCGGTACTCCCCGAGTTCGGCGACCTGGCCGACTTCGTCGAGTTCGTCGACGCGGCCCACCAGCGCGGGATGCGCGTGGTCATCGACTTCGTCATGAACCACACGAGCGACCAGCACGAGTGGTTCCAGGAGTCGCGGCGCGACCCCGAGGGGCCGTACGGCGACTACTACGTCTGGGCCGACGACGACAAGCAGTACGCCGACGCCCGGATCATCTTCGTCGACACCGAGTCCTCGAACTGGACCTTCGACCCGGTCCGCAAGCAGTACTACTGGCACCGGTTCTTCTCGCACCAGCCCGATCTCAACTACGAGAACCCGGCGGTGCAGGAGGAGATCCTGTCCGCGCTGAAGTTCTGGCTGGACCTGGGGATCGACGGCTTCCGGCTCGACGCCGTGCCGTACCTGTACCAGCGGGAGGGCACCAACTGCGAGAACCTCCCCGCGACCCACGCCTTCCTCAAGCGGGTCCGCAAGGAGATCGACGACCACTACCCGGACACGGTGCTGCTCGCCGAGGCCAACCAGTGGCCGGAGGACGTCGTCGACTACTTCGGCGACTTCCGCTCGGGCGGCGACGAGTGCCACATGGCGTTCCACTTCCCGGTCATGCCGCGGATCTTCATGGCCGTCCGGCGCGAGTCGCGCTACCCGGTCTCGGAAATCCTGGCGAAGACCCCGGAGATCCCCTCCGGCTGCCAGTGGGGCATCTTCCTGCGCAACCACGACGAGCTGACCCTCGAAATGGTCACGGACGAAGAGCGCGACTACATGTACGCCGAGTACGCCAAGGACCCGCGCATGCGGGCCAACATCGGCATCCGGCGCCGCCTCGCCCCGCTCCTCGACAACGACCGCAAGCAGATGGAGCTGTTCACCGCGCTGCTCTTCTCGCTGCCGGGCTCACCGGTGCTGTACTACGGCGACGAGATCGGCATGGGCGACAACATCTGGCTGGGCGACCGGGACGGCGTCCGCACCCCGATGCAGTGGACCCCCGACCGGAACGCCGGCTTCTCCTCCTGCGACCCGGGACGGCTCTACCTGCCGGCCATCATGGACCCGGTCCACGGCTACCAGGTGACCAATGTCGAGGCGGGGATGGCATCACCGTCCTCGCTGCTGCACTGGACGAAACGGATGATCGAGATCCGTAAGCAGAACCGGGCGTTCGGCACGGGGACGTACACCGAACTCCCGGCGTCCAACCCGGCGGTGCTCGCCTTCCTCCGTGAGGATGGCGACGATCTGGTCCTCTGCGTGAACAACTTCTCGCGGTTCGCGCAGCCGACCGAACTCGACCTGCGGCGCTTCGACGGCACCCAGCCGGTGGAGCTGATCGGCGGGGTGACGTTCCCGGCCATCGGCCAGCTCCCCTACCTCCTGACCCTTGCGGGACACGGCTTCTACTGGTTCCGTCTCAAGAAGGGCTGA
- a CDS encoding MFS transporter, with protein MTTPPTPPVPQAPPAPRRGALALLAATQLLLIMDTAIVNVALPSVGEDLGSGSTGLSWVANAYLIAFGGLLLLGGRVADLLGHRRVFLGGLGLLAAASAAGGLAPGADALVAARAAQGAGAALAASAAFALLLLLHPEGPARHRALGAFAAMGGLGGVLGTVLGGVVTDLLGWRSTFWLNVLLAAVLAVLALRLLDHRTGPVRHGGFDVAGAFTATAGLGLVAYALVGSGDAGWLSARTLGAGGAGLALLLAFAAVETRAAAPLVPPRVLARPALRLANALAALAQTTLFPMFFLVSLYLQNVLGYAPLGGGLGLLPLSLVVVAVAPQTGRLIFRIGLHRTMTLGFVLLCAGTLWLALALTPDGGFANTVLAPSLLLGAALPLVVVTTNVAATAEAGTEETGLAAGLVNTSQQFGSVLGLAVLVAVATSRTGADVGAGTGAGNAARAAAETSGYRAALLTGAAFAAAAALASVRLHPPRRVPAPAPGQQVPDHH; from the coding sequence GTGACGACACCACCGACACCACCGGTCCCACAGGCGCCACCGGCTCCACGGCGCGGGGCGCTCGCCCTGCTCGCCGCCACCCAACTGCTGCTGATCATGGACACCGCGATCGTCAACGTCGCACTGCCGTCCGTCGGCGAAGACCTCGGCTCCGGCTCCACCGGCCTCTCCTGGGTCGCCAACGCCTACCTCATCGCCTTCGGCGGACTGCTCCTCCTCGGCGGCCGGGTCGCCGACCTCCTCGGCCACCGGCGGGTCTTCCTCGGCGGCCTCGGCCTGCTCGCCGCCGCCTCCGCCGCCGGTGGTCTCGCCCCCGGCGCCGACGCCCTCGTCGCGGCCCGCGCCGCCCAGGGCGCCGGTGCCGCACTCGCCGCCTCCGCCGCCTTCGCCCTGCTGCTCCTGCTCCACCCCGAAGGCCCCGCCCGGCACAGGGCACTCGGCGCGTTCGCCGCGATGGGCGGCCTCGGAGGGGTGCTCGGGACGGTGCTCGGCGGCGTCGTCACCGACCTGCTCGGCTGGCGCTCCACGTTCTGGCTGAACGTGCTGCTCGCCGCCGTCCTCGCCGTCCTCGCCCTGCGGCTCCTCGACCACCGCACCGGCCCCGTCCGGCACGGCGGCTTCGACGTCGCCGGGGCGTTCACCGCGACCGCCGGACTCGGACTCGTCGCCTACGCGCTCGTCGGCTCCGGAGACGCCGGATGGCTGTCCGCCCGGACCCTCGGCGCCGGGGGCGCGGGCCTCGCGCTGCTGCTCGCCTTCGCCGCCGTCGAGACCCGGGCCGCCGCGCCCCTCGTCCCGCCCCGGGTACTGGCCCGCCCCGCGCTCCGGCTCGCCAACGCCCTGGCCGCGCTCGCCCAGACGACGCTCTTCCCGATGTTCTTCCTGGTCAGCCTCTACCTCCAGAACGTCCTCGGGTACGCGCCCCTCGGCGGCGGCCTCGGTCTGCTGCCGCTGTCGCTCGTCGTCGTCGCGGTCGCCCCGCAGACCGGCCGGCTCATCTTCCGGATCGGCCTGCACCGGACGATGACCCTGGGATTCGTCCTGCTGTGCGCCGGGACGCTGTGGCTGGCCCTGGCGCTCACCCCCGACGGCGGCTTCGCGAACACCGTCCTCGCCCCGAGCCTGCTCCTCGGCGCCGCCCTGCCGCTCGTCGTGGTCACCACGAACGTCGCGGCCACGGCGGAGGCCGGGACCGAGGAGACCGGACTCGCCGCCGGACTCGTCAACACCAGCCAGCAGTTCGGCTCCGTCCTCGGCCTCGCCGTCCTGGTCGCCGTCGCCACGAGCCGTACCGGGGCCGACGTCGGGGCCGGCACCGGGGCGGGGAACGCGGCCCGCGCGGCCGCGGAGACCTCCGGGTACCGCGCCGCCCTGCTCACCGGCGCCGCCTTCGCCGCCGCTGCCGCCCTCGCCTCCGTCCGCCTCCACCCGCCGAGACGGGTGCCCGCCCCGGCGCCCGGGCAACAGGTCCCGGACCACCACTGA
- a CDS encoding maltokinase N-terminal cap-like domain-containing protein, translating to MPETASTTRAPDALLPALAPLLHEWLPRQRWFAGKGRRVTGFTLDAATELLPLDGAGPGLLHLLVRVEQPGRPAGTPADCYQLLLGVRTQLPPRLGPALIGRIRQGPLAGRAVYEGLRDPRLAGLLYERLRTPGRTGPLRFHATTALPPALAPRMLDAEQSNSSLVYGDSFILKIFRRVSPGANPDLELPLALAGAGCARVPAPVAWFESGAATLGVLQPYLRDSRDGWRLALDALADGREFTTEARALGRATAEVHLALAEALPTRKLQRAETEQLAAAMDRRLHAAAQAVPALLPHVPGLRAVFAAASGADGGGAVQRIHGDLHLGQTLRGSDGGWAVIDFEGEPAKPLDERRSPQPTVRDVAGMLRSFDYAARTHRPWNADWAARCRAAYCTGYAEAAGADPRTDPALLRAYETDKAVYEVVYEARHRPDWLPVPMSAIERLSTPR from the coding sequence ATGCCGGAGACCGCATCCACCACCCGGGCCCCGGACGCCCTCCTTCCGGCCCTCGCCCCCCTGCTCCACGAATGGCTGCCACGGCAGCGCTGGTTCGCGGGCAAGGGCCGCCGGGTCACCGGATTCACGCTGGACGCGGCCACCGAGCTGCTGCCCCTGGACGGCGCGGGACCCGGTCTCCTCCATCTCCTCGTACGGGTAGAACAGCCGGGCCGCCCGGCCGGAACACCCGCCGACTGCTACCAACTGCTCCTGGGCGTACGGACCCAGCTCCCGCCCCGCCTCGGCCCCGCCCTGATCGGACGGATCCGGCAGGGGCCGCTCGCCGGACGCGCCGTGTACGAAGGGCTGCGCGACCCGCGGCTCGCCGGCCTCCTCTACGAGCGACTGCGCACCCCGGGCCGGACCGGCCCCCTGCGCTTCCACGCCACGACGGCACTGCCGCCCGCGCTCGCGCCCCGCATGCTCGACGCGGAACAGTCCAACTCGTCCCTGGTCTATGGAGATTCGTTCATCCTGAAGATCTTCCGGAGGGTCAGCCCGGGCGCCAACCCCGACCTGGAGCTGCCCCTCGCCCTCGCCGGGGCCGGCTGCGCCCGGGTCCCGGCACCGGTCGCCTGGTTCGAGTCGGGCGCCGCGACGCTCGGCGTCCTCCAGCCCTACCTCCGCGACTCCCGCGACGGATGGCGCCTCGCGCTCGACGCGCTCGCCGACGGACGGGAGTTCACCACCGAGGCGCGGGCACTCGGCCGGGCCACGGCCGAAGTCCACCTGGCCCTGGCGGAGGCACTGCCGACCCGGAAGCTCCAACGGGCCGAGACCGAGCAACTGGCGGCGGCGATGGACCGCCGGCTGCACGCGGCGGCGCAGGCGGTCCCGGCGCTGCTGCCGCACGTCCCGGGCCTGCGGGCCGTCTTCGCGGCGGCGAGCGGCGCGGACGGTGGCGGCGCGGTCCAACGCATCCACGGCGACCTGCACCTCGGCCAGACCCTGCGGGGCTCCGACGGCGGCTGGGCCGTCATCGACTTCGAGGGCGAACCGGCGAAGCCGCTGGACGAACGGCGCAGCCCCCAGCCCACGGTCCGCGACGTCGCCGGCATGCTCCGCTCCTTCGACTACGCGGCCCGCACCCACCGGCCCTGGAACGCGGACTGGGCGGCGCGGTGCCGGGCGGCGTACTGCACGGGGTACGCGGAGGCGGCGGGCGCGGATCCACGCACCGACCCTGCCCTTCTCCGCGCCTACGAGACGGACAAGGCGGTCTACGAGGTCGTCTACGAGGCC
- a CDS encoding alpha-1,4-glucan--maltose-1-phosphate maltosyltransferase, whose amino-acid sequence MGRIPVLDVRPLVDCGRRPAKAVAGESFEVTATVFREGHDAVAANVVLRGPSGRPGPWTPMRELAEGTDRWGAEVTPDTEGSWTYTVEAWSDPVATWRHTARIKIPAGIDSELVLAEGAELHERAAKGVPKKGGGREAVLAAADALRDVSRPAAVRLAAALSPRVVESLDRYPLRELLSASPALPLQVERERALFGSWYEFFPRSEGVRKVKGRTVPGNFRTAAERLPAVAAMGFDVVYLPPVHPIGETHRKGPNNSLSASPNDVGVPWAIGSPEGGHDALHPDLGTFEDFDAFVARARELRLEIALDFALQCSPDHPWVEKHPEWFHHRPDGSIAYAENPPKKYQDIYPIAFDADMDGIVAETVRVLRHWMDHGVRIFRVDNPHTKPVVFWERVIGEINAADPDVIFLAEAFTRPAMMRTLGAIGFQQSYTYFTWRNTKEELTEYLTELSGETAAQMRPNFFVNTPDILHAYLQEGGRPAFEARAVLAATLSPSWGMYAGYELCEGTPLRDGSEEYLDSEKYQLRPRDWESAEREGTTITPLITALNRIRRRHPALRRLRNLSFHDTDNPQVIAYSKRSGSNTVLVVVNLDPHHTQEATLSLDMPELGLDWHETVPVRDELTGETYHWGRTSYVRLEPGVTPAHVLVLRPSPQTGGSPTS is encoded by the coding sequence ATGGGACGCATTCCCGTACTGGACGTACGCCCGCTGGTCGACTGTGGCCGGCGCCCCGCGAAGGCGGTGGCCGGAGAGTCCTTCGAGGTGACGGCGACCGTCTTCCGCGAGGGCCACGACGCGGTCGCCGCCAATGTCGTGCTGCGCGGCCCGTCGGGCCGCCCCGGCCCCTGGACCCCGATGCGCGAACTGGCCGAGGGCACCGACCGGTGGGGTGCCGAGGTCACCCCCGACACCGAGGGCTCCTGGACGTACACCGTCGAGGCATGGAGCGACCCGGTGGCCACCTGGCGCCACACGGCGAGGATCAAGATCCCGGCCGGGATCGACTCCGAACTGGTCCTCGCCGAGGGCGCCGAGCTGCACGAGCGCGCCGCGAAGGGCGTGCCGAAGAAGGGCGGCGGCCGGGAGGCCGTGCTCGCCGCGGCGGACGCGCTGCGCGACGTGTCGCGCCCCGCGGCCGTCCGTCTCGCGGCGGCGCTCAGCCCCCGGGTCGTCGAATCCCTCGACCGGTACCCGCTGCGCGAACTCCTGTCCGCCTCCCCCGCGTTGCCGCTCCAGGTGGAGCGGGAGCGGGCCCTGTTCGGCTCCTGGTACGAGTTCTTCCCGCGCTCGGAGGGCGTACGGAAGGTCAAGGGCCGTACGGTCCCGGGGAACTTCCGTACCGCCGCCGAGCGGCTTCCCGCGGTGGCGGCGATGGGCTTCGACGTGGTCTACCTGCCGCCTGTGCACCCGATCGGCGAGACCCACCGCAAGGGCCCCAACAACTCCCTCTCCGCGTCGCCGAACGACGTGGGCGTGCCGTGGGCGATCGGCTCGCCGGAGGGCGGGCACGACGCGCTCCACCCGGATCTGGGCACCTTCGAGGACTTCGACGCCTTCGTGGCGCGGGCCCGGGAGCTGCGGCTGGAGATCGCCCTGGACTTCGCGCTCCAGTGCTCCCCGGACCATCCGTGGGTGGAGAAGCACCCGGAGTGGTTCCACCACCGTCCGGACGGTTCGATCGCGTACGCGGAGAACCCGCCGAAGAAGTACCAGGACATCTATCCGATCGCCTTCGACGCGGACATGGACGGGATCGTCGCGGAGACCGTGCGGGTGCTGCGGCACTGGATGGACCACGGGGTACGGATCTTCCGCGTCGACAACCCGCACACCAAGCCGGTGGTGTTCTGGGAGCGGGTGATCGGCGAGATCAACGCGGCCGACCCGGACGTGATCTTCCTGGCGGAGGCCTTCACCCGGCCGGCGATGATGCGGACGCTCGGCGCGATCGGCTTCCAGCAGTCGTACACGTACTTCACCTGGCGGAACACCAAGGAGGAGCTCACGGAGTACCTGACGGAGCTGTCCGGCGAGACGGCGGCGCAGATGCGGCCGAACTTCTTCGTGAACACCCCGGACATCCTGCACGCCTACCTCCAGGAGGGCGGCCGGCCGGCGTTCGAGGCGCGGGCGGTGCTCGCGGCGACGCTCTCGCCCTCCTGGGGCATGTACGCCGGGTACGAGCTGTGCGAGGGCACGCCGCTGCGGGACGGCAGCGAGGAGTACCTCGACTCGGAGAAGTACCAACTCCGGCCGCGTGACTGGGAGTCCGCGGAGCGCGAGGGGACCACGATCACTCCGCTGATCACCGCCCTGAACCGGATCCGACGCCGTCACCCGGCGCTCCGCCGGCTGCGGAACCTGTCGTTCCATGACACGGACAACCCGCAGGTGATCGCGTACAGCAAGCGTTCGGGTTCGAACACCGTTCTGGTGGTCGTCAACCTCGACCCGCACCACACCCAGGAGGCGACGCTCTCGTTGGACATGCCGGAACTCGGCCTCGACTGGCACGAGACCGTGCCGGTGCGCGACGAGCTCACCGGCGAGACCTATCACTGGGGCAGGACCAGCTACGTGCGCCTAGAGCCGGGTGTCACACCCGCGCACGTCCTCGTCCTGCGACCGTCCCCGCAGACCGGAGGGTCACCCACATCATGA